A genomic segment from Acidimicrobiales bacterium encodes:
- the nusB gene encoding transcription antitermination factor NusB produces the protein MARERALELLYEADAKSAPVDDVLAALPVAPDPYAVDIVTGVSEHRPEIDAVIKRLAPDWPVDRMPAVDRAVLRLGVYELTQRPDVPTAVVLDEAVELAKRYSTEESGRFVNGVLAAAARELRPS, from the coding sequence ATGGCGCGCGAACGCGCGCTGGAACTGCTGTACGAAGCCGACGCGAAGTCGGCGCCGGTCGACGACGTGCTGGCCGCGCTGCCCGTCGCGCCGGACCCTTACGCCGTCGACATCGTCACCGGTGTGAGCGAGCACCGCCCCGAGATCGACGCCGTGATCAAGCGGCTCGCTCCCGACTGGCCCGTCGACCGCATGCCGGCGGTGGATCGCGCCGTCCTGCGGCTCGGCGTGTACGAACTGACGCAGCGGCCCGACGTGCCGACGGCGGTCGTCCTCGACGAAGCCGTCGAGTTGGCCAAGCGCTACTCGACCGAAGAGTCGGGCCGCTTCGTCAACGGCGTCCTCGCCGCCGCCGCCCGCGAATTGCGCCCGTCGTAA
- the pyrR gene encoding bifunctional pyr operon transcriptional regulator/uracil phosphoribosyltransferase PyrR, with amino-acid sequence MAERERTVAPGAAVFVARTQVMSADDLRRAVTRIAHEIVERNHGLGDVVLVALQTGGAPLAGRIAAELTRIEGVDVPTGTLDVVPYRDDFGLRPLLLEAPTDIPFDVTGKTVVLVDDVLFTGRTVRAALNALADFGRASCVQLAVMVDRGHREVPIRPDFVGKNLPTRRDELVDVRDDGVYLGEMQTRMSERSERTKETAPVSPVPPKAAPQ; translated from the coding sequence GTGGCTGAACGCGAGCGAACGGTGGCGCCTGGCGCCGCCGTTTTTGTTGCACGCACCCAGGTGATGTCGGCCGACGACCTGCGCCGCGCCGTCACCCGCATCGCCCACGAGATCGTGGAGCGCAACCACGGCCTGGGCGACGTCGTGCTGGTCGCCCTCCAGACGGGTGGGGCGCCACTGGCGGGCCGGATCGCGGCGGAGCTGACCCGCATCGAAGGCGTCGACGTGCCAACCGGGACGCTCGACGTCGTGCCCTATCGCGACGACTTCGGGCTGCGCCCGCTCCTGCTCGAAGCCCCGACCGACATTCCCTTCGACGTCACGGGTAAGACCGTGGTGCTCGTCGACGACGTGCTGTTCACCGGCCGCACCGTGCGCGCCGCCCTCAACGCGCTGGCCGACTTCGGGCGGGCCAGCTGCGTGCAGTTGGCGGTGATGGTCGACCGCGGTCACCGCGAGGTGCCGATCCGTCCCGACTTCGTAGGCAAGAACCTGCCGACCCGCCGCGACGAGTTGGTCGACGTGCGCGACGACGGCGTGTACCTGGGGGAGATGCAGACGCGTATGAGCGAGCGAAGCGAGCGAACGAAAGAGACAGCGCCTGTTTCACCGGTGCCGCCGAAGGCGGCGCCCCAGTGA
- a CDS encoding aspartate carbamoyltransferase catalytic subunit, whose translation MKHLLTIGDLGPDGIEEVLKTADTFAEINRRPIPKVQALRGKTVVSCFFEDSTRTRLSFETAARRLGADVMTFAAASSSLKKGESLRDTVETLDAIGADAFVVRHKSAGVPAQIARWTDSAVLNAGDGQHEHPTQALLDCYTLRQHLSDLHGKRILIVGDVKHSRVARSNVAAFSALGAKVKLVAPHTLLPPSLDDWPVDVTTNLDGALDEADVVYLLRIQQERMDQALLPSLREYSQSYGLDAKRAARLKPGALILHPGPMNRGVEIAADVADAPNAVITEQVANGVSVRMAVLYLLLNVDGDLSA comes from the coding sequence GTGAAACATCTCTTGACGATCGGCGACCTCGGGCCCGACGGGATCGAGGAAGTCCTCAAGACGGCCGACACGTTCGCCGAGATCAACCGCCGCCCGATCCCGAAGGTGCAGGCGCTGCGGGGCAAGACGGTCGTGTCGTGTTTCTTCGAAGACTCGACGCGCACGCGCCTCTCTTTCGAGACGGCGGCGCGCCGCCTCGGCGCCGACGTGATGACCTTCGCCGCTGCCAGCTCGTCGCTCAAGAAGGGTGAGTCGTTGCGTGACACCGTCGAGACGCTCGACGCCATCGGCGCCGACGCCTTCGTCGTGCGCCACAAGTCGGCGGGCGTGCCGGCGCAGATCGCCCGCTGGACGGACTCGGCGGTGCTCAACGCCGGCGACGGCCAGCACGAGCACCCGACGCAGGCGCTGCTCGACTGCTACACGCTGCGCCAGCACCTCAGCGACCTGCACGGCAAGCGCATCCTCATCGTGGGCGACGTCAAGCACAGCCGCGTCGCCCGCTCCAACGTCGCGGCCTTCAGCGCGCTGGGCGCCAAAGTGAAGCTGGTGGCGCCCCACACCCTGTTGCCGCCCTCGCTCGACGACTGGCCCGTCGACGTGACGACGAATCTCGACGGCGCGCTCGACGAGGCCGACGTCGTGTACCTGCTGCGCATCCAGCAGGAGCGCATGGACCAAGCGCTACTGCCGTCGCTGCGCGAGTACTCGCAGTCCTACGGGCTCGACGCCAAGCGCGCCGCCCGGCTCAAGCCGGGGGCGTTGATCTTGCACCCCGGTCCGATGAATCGCGGTGTGGAGATCGCGGCTGACGTCGCCGACGCGCCGAACGCAGTCATCACCGAACAAGTGGCAAATGGAGTCTCCGTGCGCATGGCCGTCCTGTACCTGCTGCTCAACGTGGACGGAGACCTCAGTGCCTAA